In Triplophysa rosa linkage group LG7, Trosa_1v2, whole genome shotgun sequence, the following proteins share a genomic window:
- the inka1b gene encoding PAK4-inhibitor inka2 isoform X2, with protein sequence MLCVRNSGDCFRDQMRYMMRSLQDLKQIREPADQPKCSYVTRAQQKRVQQREHLSRLRMSDVSDASTYDSACCLASPLEEEEDEAAVGHLPQGSPSSVKSLEFDSGYSEASWQDEGVVLRRTRNVRVSSSACVRTNRIRPKSTSDACLERWTSFEASDPEDWTTSLLTRGRNRQPLVLGDNSFADLIKNWMDLPECPDSAELKPNVRRKIAKDFLVNMRRKLTGMSKGIEERGRAVEPCFKRMSCPVGFQPPKPFFHQSHTSLHQAGTDFYQFSALMKTGSRQPIICNDIIGYI encoded by the coding sequence CTGTGTGTTCGCAACTCCGGTGACTGTTTCCGGGACCAGATGCGATACATGATGAGATCCCTGCAGGATCTAAAGCAGATAAGAGAACCCGCCGATCAACCAAAATGCTCTTATGTGACCCGAGCCCAACAAAAAAGGGTACAACAGCGAGAACACCTCAGCCGCCTGCGGATGTCCGACGTCAGCGATGCTAGCACCTACGATTCGGCCTGCTGCTTGGCCAGCCCTTTGGAGGAAGAAGAAGATGAAGCTGCCGTGGGCCATCTGCCTCAGGGATCCCCCAGCAGTGTAAAAAGTCTGGAGTTTGATTCCGGGTATTCAGAAGCATCGTGGCAGGATGAGGGCGTCGTGTTGAGACGGACGAGGAACGTACGAGTTTCATCATCTGCGTGTGTGCGTACCAACCGAATCCGACCCAAATCGACATCGGACGCCTGCCTTGAGCGCTGGACTTCGTTTGAGGCCAGCGATCCTGAGGACTGGACTACGTCTTTGTTAACCAGGGGGCGTAATAGGCAACCTCTGGTTCTTGGGGACAACAGCTTTGCGGACCTTATTAAAAATTGGATGGACCTTCCGGAATGTCCAGATTCGGCCGAACTCAAACCAAACGTCAGACGTAAAATAGCTAAGGACTTTTTGGTTAACATGCGGAGGAAACTAACAGGGATGTCAAAGGGAATAGAGGAGAGGGGGAGAGCTGTAGAGCCGTGCTTTAAACGCATGTCGTGCCCTGTTGGCTTTCAGCCTCCTAAACCATTTTTTCACCAGTCCCACACAAGTTTGCACCAAGCGGGAACGGACTTTTACCAGTTCAGTGCTCTTATGAAGACAGGAAGTCGACAGCCAATCATTTGCAATGACATCATTGGATATATCTGA
- the inka1b gene encoding PAK4-inhibitor inka2 isoform X1, with protein MQIKSNIIHQNNEFFDFSFLQLCVRNSGDCFRDQMRYMMRSLQDLKQIREPADQPKCSYVTRAQQKRVQQREHLSRLRMSDVSDASTYDSACCLASPLEEEEDEAAVGHLPQGSPSSVKSLEFDSGYSEASWQDEGVVLRRTRNVRVSSSACVRTNRIRPKSTSDACLERWTSFEASDPEDWTTSLLTRGRNRQPLVLGDNSFADLIKNWMDLPECPDSAELKPNVRRKIAKDFLVNMRRKLTGMSKGIEERGRAVEPCFKRMSCPVGFQPPKPFFHQSHTSLHQAGTDFYQFSALMKTGSRQPIICNDIIGYI; from the coding sequence atgcaaatcaaatcaaatataatCCATCAAAATAACGAATTTTTTGATTTCTCTTTTCTCCAGCTGTGTGTTCGCAACTCCGGTGACTGTTTCCGGGACCAGATGCGATACATGATGAGATCCCTGCAGGATCTAAAGCAGATAAGAGAACCCGCCGATCAACCAAAATGCTCTTATGTGACCCGAGCCCAACAAAAAAGGGTACAACAGCGAGAACACCTCAGCCGCCTGCGGATGTCCGACGTCAGCGATGCTAGCACCTACGATTCGGCCTGCTGCTTGGCCAGCCCTTTGGAGGAAGAAGAAGATGAAGCTGCCGTGGGCCATCTGCCTCAGGGATCCCCCAGCAGTGTAAAAAGTCTGGAGTTTGATTCCGGGTATTCAGAAGCATCGTGGCAGGATGAGGGCGTCGTGTTGAGACGGACGAGGAACGTACGAGTTTCATCATCTGCGTGTGTGCGTACCAACCGAATCCGACCCAAATCGACATCGGACGCCTGCCTTGAGCGCTGGACTTCGTTTGAGGCCAGCGATCCTGAGGACTGGACTACGTCTTTGTTAACCAGGGGGCGTAATAGGCAACCTCTGGTTCTTGGGGACAACAGCTTTGCGGACCTTATTAAAAATTGGATGGACCTTCCGGAATGTCCAGATTCGGCCGAACTCAAACCAAACGTCAGACGTAAAATAGCTAAGGACTTTTTGGTTAACATGCGGAGGAAACTAACAGGGATGTCAAAGGGAATAGAGGAGAGGGGGAGAGCTGTAGAGCCGTGCTTTAAACGCATGTCGTGCCCTGTTGGCTTTCAGCCTCCTAAACCATTTTTTCACCAGTCCCACACAAGTTTGCACCAAGCGGGAACGGACTTTTACCAGTTCAGTGCTCTTATGAAGACAGGAAGTCGACAGCCAATCATTTGCAATGACATCATTGGATATATCTGA